The following are from one region of the Thermofilum sp. genome:
- a CDS encoding radical SAM protein, whose translation MRGVLALEEINVVRKVPRQGHIRVGVAYPSLYQVAIDSLSFQMLYHYLNSYDEVYAERVFFSRMSSAPISTAETATPLKRLDALVFTVHYELDFVNIVRMLLEAGIEVFADKREKPLIIIGGPPVIANPLPLSIFADVLVAGEIEAVMPELVERLIEEGASKRVVLDSLSPEKGFFVPARGVADVKLSIAQKLEPSFHPVAQVQPLRAPFKWRLRTAIEALRGCIHGCRFCLEGRIFSVLRERPLKDVLEIAREGSTANRSRLVKLVGLSFFDHSQADAILEKLLEEGYQFSVPSLRADTLNARRLELLRKGGQKTLVFAPETGSPNLGLKIGKFVKLERAIELASEARKLGFTGVKLYFMVGLPSESDEDLEKTAEYVEKLSGESGFRGVRQLKVTVSPFVPKPHTAYERYPFIGVKEAKRRINYLKKKLAGLADVREYDPKLAWIQTIISRGGPEIGHVLLGWAMRGGGLGAWRAAVRDAGLNPEKYTGFLEEAPWSFIKLAPKTRRFAGT comes from the coding sequence TTGAGAGGCGTCCTCGCTCTTGAAGAGATAAACGTGGTCAGAAAGGTTCCGAGGCAAGGGCACATAAGAGTAGGGGTAGCTTACCCGTCACTGTACCAAGTAGCTATAGATTCGCTTTCGTTCCAGATGCTCTACCACTACCTGAATAGCTATGACGAGGTGTATGCCGAGAGAGTATTTTTCAGCAGAATGTCGAGCGCTCCTATTTCTACAGCAGAGACTGCTACACCGTTGAAGCGCTTGGATGCTCTCGTGTTCACGGTCCACTACGAGCTGGACTTCGTAAACATCGTCCGGATGCTTCTCGAGGCTGGGATAGAGGTTTTTGCAGACAAGCGGGAAAAACCGCTGATCATTATCGGAGGACCCCCTGTCATAGCGAACCCTCTACCCCTATCGATTTTCGCGGATGTTTTGGTAGCAGGTGAGATAGAAGCGGTTATGCCGGAGCTCGTAGAGAGGTTGATCGAAGAAGGTGCCTCAAAGAGGGTGGTCTTGGATTCCTTATCACCCGAGAAGGGTTTCTTCGTCCCTGCAAGAGGCGTAGCAGATGTGAAGCTGAGCATCGCGCAGAAGCTGGAGCCCAGTTTCCACCCGGTAGCCCAGGTGCAGCCCCTCCGCGCTCCCTTTAAGTGGAGGTTGAGAACAGCTATCGAGGCTTTACGCGGATGTATTCACGGTTGCCGTTTCTGCCTCGAAGGTAGGATTTTCAGCGTTCTGCGAGAGAGACCCTTGAAGGATGTTCTGGAAATAGCGAGAGAAGGGTCTACCGCGAACAGGAGTAGGCTTGTAAAGCTAGTCGGCTTATCATTCTTCGATCACTCTCAGGCTGACGCGATCCTCGAAAAGCTGCTTGAAGAAGGGTATCAGTTCTCGGTCCCCTCTTTGAGGGCGGACACTCTGAACGCTCGCCGCTTAGAGCTTCTCAGGAAGGGGGGCCAGAAAACGCTCGTATTTGCTCCTGAGACTGGGTCTCCGAATCTAGGCTTAAAGATAGGAAAGTTCGTCAAGCTGGAGAGAGCGATAGAGCTTGCTTCCGAAGCGCGCAAACTAGGGTTTACGGGAGTAAAGCTGTACTTCATGGTAGGTCTACCGAGTGAGAGTGATGAAGATTTGGAGAAAACTGCCGAGTACGTCGAGAAACTATCGGGGGAAAGCGGTTTCCGGGGTGTCCGGCAGCTTAAGGTCACGGTAAGCCCTTTTGTGCCGAAGCCTCACACGGCGTACGAGCGGTACCCATTTATCGGGGTAAAAGAGGCGAAGCGGCGCATTAACTACCTGAAGAAGAAGCTAGCCGGTTTGGCTGACGTCCGGGAATATGATCCTAAACTCGCTTGGATTCAGACCATAATCTCAAGAGGAGGGCCAGAAATAGGGCACGTGTTGCTGGGCTGGGCGATGCGAGGAGGTGGTCTCGGAGCTTGGCGAGCAGCCGTCAGAGATGCCGGCTTGAACCCCGAGAAGTACACAGGATTCCTAGAGGAGGCTCCCTGGAGTTTCATCAAGCTCGCTCCGAAGACTAGGCGCTTTGCCGGAACCTGA